The Sediminicola sp. YIK13 genomic sequence ACATGCTTGGCACCGGCCACAGCACCTAATATGGCTGCTTTTTGTCCGTCGTTGGACAAACCTTTACCAGCGTTGAACTGGGCTCCTCCATTAGAGAATTGTATGATAACTGGGGCATTTAAACTGGCAGCGGTTTCTAGAACACCATTGATAGTGTCAGAACCAATTACGTTGACTGCGGGTAATGCAAACCCTTTTTCTTTTGCGTAGTTAAAGATTGCTTGTACTTCATCACCTGTAGCAACTCCTGGTTTAATATTATGCGCCATAATTTTTTATGTATTTGTTTCTATGATTGGAATGCACAAAAGTAATAAAATTATTAGCTCTAAAAAGGATAATTTATACCTATGTTGAACACGGCGTTGCCAAAATTGTAGTCCCGGAACCATCTTTTGGCAGGTTCTTCTGCCGGATTATACGTTTTAAAACCAGTGTCTAAGCGAAAAACGAAGTAAGTAAAGTCGTAACGCAGGCCAAAACCGGTGCCAAGGGCAATATCACCAAAAGAACTTAAATTGTTAAATGTGGCCTCGGTGTTCTCCACATCATCAAAAACATTCCATATGTTGCCGGCATCGGCGAAAAGGGCTCCCTTAACATCCCCTGCAATAGGGAATCTGTATTCCAAATTAAAGGCCAGTTTAAGGTTGGCCTCGTTAAAATCATTTAAATTTTCCGTCGTACCGGGGCCTAGGGAATATGCGTTCCAAGCCCGGTTATCATTGGAGCCGCCGGCAAAATAACTACGTACAAAGGGTACGTTCTCAGAATTGCCATAAGGGATGGCCAATCCAAAAAAGCTTCTAAAGGCAATGACATTGGTTCGGGAAAGGTCCCAGTGTTTAATATAGTCGAATTCTGTTTTAAAGTATTCGGAGTAGGGGACTCCAAACACCAAATTTTTACCATTGTCATTTTGACTGAATGGGATTATATTTTCTAGGGCAGACAATAGGGCGCCGGCACTCTCAAATTTCATTCTAAATTGATAAAATTCGTTATCGGTGATGCCCTGTTTGTTGTTTTTGGTGAAGGTGTAATTACCAGCAAAGATCAGGTTGTTTTCTGTTAGCCTCACCCTACGCTCTTCCAGGCTGCGAACATCACTGAAATTGTTTGACGATAGGTTAAAACGTCCCTCCTCCAGAACCGCTTGGGTGAAACCTCTGGTCCCATCCGGGATGCTCAATTGAAGATTGTCCTCTTCAAAAAATTCGGAGACCGTAGGGTCAGATTCAAAAGCACCAAGGGCAATGTTGTTGAGCCGGTCAAAACTATTGTTGTAAACATTGTAAAACCGATCCTGGTTCAAATTTCTAACATACTGTATATTGATCAGTTCAATGTTGTGCCTTTTAGATTCTGTAGGAGACCAGTTGTACCCATAAATAGTGTTCAGGGTGTTTTTGTCCAAGCCTATATTTTTTTGAAAGCTGGTCCCTATAGAAATTTTGGTCTGGGGCAACATATAATAAGGAATGATCTTGTTGGTGCTAATAAAGGGGAGCCACAGCCTAGGGAAATTTAGATTGATGTCCCCACCTATTTCAGTAACGTACTTTTCATCGGAGAGGGAGGCGTCACTTAAAAGTCCCACGGACCCCCTCGCTGAAAAACTCAGGGTTTCTGCGCCTCCAAATACGTTTCTGGTCACCAAAGAAGAACTGAATGCCAGACCGGCATATTGTATGTTGGAATGGGTGACATCCGTATCCAATTGCAGGGAGTATTTGGGCCTTGCAGAGAGATAGATATTGGCATCTATCTTACTCTGGGTGCTGTCCACAATAAAATCAATATTCGGGTATTTAAACGTATTTAGGTTGGCAATTTGCCTATAGGTGCGTATTCTGTCCAGTTCCCTATAAATACTGTCTTTTTTGATAAAGATGGCGTCCGTGAGCGCTTTTGGCTTGTAGCGCAACTTACCTTGGTAGTAGATGGTGTAATTGTTATAATCAATAGATTGCAGGGAGTCCTCATTCGTATCAAAAAGGTAATCGGCATATATATTTACCTTCTTGAACCGATGCACGTAATATTTGGAAGTGGTCACCGTGTTCTCATCACGTTTCCTTAGATCTTGAATGCTCATTTCCACATCCAATTTCTGGTCATCGCTGGCCTTTGTGGTGTCCCTGAGTATCTCGTAGGAAATGGAGCTTTCCTGAAAACCATAGATCCCGGTATTTCTGAAAATATTGGTAAGACGCTCCCGCTCGTTGTTGAAATCTGCAATATTGAACTGTCTTCCCCTTTTTACCAAAGAGTTCTTGGCATTTAACTGGTAGATGGAATCAACGGCCGGAGATGATATTTTTTTAGAAAAGCTATCAATAATAAAGGGGTTCCCCAAGGTTAACTGGTAGTCTATGGCCGCGCGCTGCTTTCTTTTGCTGCTGTCCAATTCATACGTGGCATTGGCGTTAAAATAACCTTTGCCACCATAATAGGCTTTAAGGCGCTCCAGGGATTTTCTTGTTCTGGAGGTGTCAATAATCACCGGGGCTTCCCCAATTTGTTTTAACCACTCGCTATACCCTTTCACCATAAAGGATTCGCCCAGTCTGGCCACTTGTTTTTTGGACAAAAGGTTGTTGAGGCGCTCTTCTCTTTTGTCGTTTTTGTGGAGCCAAGCCTGATAGGAGGAATCCGGATTCTTTTTTGCTAGATTGTAAAGGTGCAGTCGCAAGGGATATCCCAAGAGTGCGCTGTTCGGTTTTTGAAAGATAAGACTCTGGGCATCCTCACTGTTGATTTTTTCCCCATCGGCATGAATGGAGTTTTTGGTGAGCAAAAGCTCATCATCTTCAACCCTTTTAAGCGCATTGCAAGAGGTGATTGCGATACCTAGCAATAATAAACCTATTTTTGCAGTGTGATTTTTTAAACTAAAAGGGGTCCTCATAGGGATCAAAAATACATTATTTGTATGGTTGTTAAAAGCCAAATAAAATTTATAAAAAACCTACAGCAAAAAAAGTACCGAAATGAACATAAGTTGTTTGTTGTAGAGGGTATTAAGTTGGTCCGGGAGCTGTTGGATTCGGATTTTGAGGTCTACGGAATTTATACGACAGATCTCGGTTTGTTGCAGGATACCGAGGATGTGGAGCACATTTCGGAATCGGAACTTCAGAAAATGAGCGGTCTTAAGTCGCCCAATAAGATTTTAGCTGTTTTCCATTTTCCAACCGAAAGGGAGCTTAAGGTTGCGGATTGGACCGTAGTGCTCGATGATGTTAGGGATCCCGGTAATTTGGGGACCATTATTCGTTTGTGCGATTGGTTTGGAATTGATCGATTGGTGTGCTCTCTGAATACGGTAGATTGTTTTAATCCGAAAACGCTACAGGCCACCATGGGATCTGTTAGTAGGGTGAACATCATATATACCGATGTAATCCAATTTCTTAAAAAAACAGAAGTGCCCGTTTATGGGGCCTTTATGGACGGTACTACCGTTTATAAGGAAGCGTTTCCCGAAAAGGGGATACTGGTCATGGGGAATGAGGCCAATGGCGTAAGTGCTGAGGTGGAAGCCTTGATCGCTAAAAAAATTGCTATTCCGCAATTCGGAAAAAGTAATACGGAAAGTTTAAATGTCGCCACGGCCACGGCGATCCTTTTAAATGAAATAAGAAGAGGGTAGGATATGCCTTATTCAAAGGTGAAATTCACAAAAAGCCCTCTTGTTTTCATAGATTCTATATTCCCTGTCCATGCGCTATTGGGG encodes the following:
- the tamL gene encoding translocation and assembly module lipoprotein TamL, giving the protein MRTPFSLKNHTAKIGLLLLGIAITSCNALKRVEDDELLLTKNSIHADGEKINSEDAQSLIFQKPNSALLGYPLRLHLYNLAKKNPDSSYQAWLHKNDKREERLNNLLSKKQVARLGESFMVKGYSEWLKQIGEAPVIIDTSRTRKSLERLKAYYGGKGYFNANATYELDSSKRKQRAAIDYQLTLGNPFIIDSFSKKISSPAVDSIYQLNAKNSLVKRGRQFNIADFNNERERLTNIFRNTGIYGFQESSISYEILRDTTKASDDQKLDVEMSIQDLRKRDENTVTTSKYYVHRFKKVNIYADYLFDTNEDSLQSIDYNNYTIYYQGKLRYKPKALTDAIFIKKDSIYRELDRIRTYRQIANLNTFKYPNIDFIVDSTQSKIDANIYLSARPKYSLQLDTDVTHSNIQYAGLAFSSSLVTRNVFGGAETLSFSARGSVGLLSDASLSDEKYVTEIGGDINLNFPRLWLPFISTNKIIPYYMLPQTKISIGTSFQKNIGLDKNTLNTIYGYNWSPTESKRHNIELINIQYVRNLNQDRFYNVYNNSFDRLNNIALGAFESDPTVSEFFEEDNLQLSIPDGTRGFTQAVLEEGRFNLSSNNFSDVRSLEERRVRLTENNLIFAGNYTFTKNNKQGITDNEFYQFRMKFESAGALLSALENIIPFSQNDNGKNLVFGVPYSEYFKTEFDYIKHWDLSRTNVIAFRSFFGLAIPYGNSENVPFVRSYFAGGSNDNRAWNAYSLGPGTTENLNDFNEANLKLAFNLEYRFPIAGDVKGALFADAGNIWNVFDDVENTEATFNNLSSFGDIALGTGFGLRYDFTYFVFRLDTGFKTYNPAEEPAKRWFRDYNFGNAVFNIGINYPF
- a CDS encoding TrmH family RNA methyltransferase, giving the protein MVVKSQIKFIKNLQQKKYRNEHKLFVVEGIKLVRELLDSDFEVYGIYTTDLGLLQDTEDVEHISESELQKMSGLKSPNKILAVFHFPTERELKVADWTVVLDDVRDPGNLGTIIRLCDWFGIDRLVCSLNTVDCFNPKTLQATMGSVSRVNIIYTDVIQFLKKTEVPVYGAFMDGTTVYKEAFPEKGILVMGNEANGVSAEVEALIAKKIAIPQFGKSNTESLNVATATAILLNEIRRG